Proteins encoded within one genomic window of Rubritalea squalenifaciens DSM 18772:
- a CDS encoding NAD(P)H-hydrate dehydratase, which produces MLSVTCQQMQDIEAASFKQGHKPESLMEQAGAGIAKTILHYFPNKRSAIAYLGRGHNAGDALVALRILRDLGWQVGIRCENALHELAPLTRRKLRELGDDFYYNQNRPEKDSIILDGLLGIGARGPLREPLALLAGEMNHHRVQGRSNTIAMDIPSGINGDTGEVYDGAVIADLTITIAIPKTGLLSQNAVNHVGSLALAPLEALTPENIQSNQPRPLHLTTRHSIKRKRRSFDTHKGQAGRVGIWAGSEGMLGAASLCAEAAIRSGAGLVTLFTPPTLYAALASITPREIIITPSINPQDLLKSRFDALVIGPGLGSPVASLAEKLFAVIQETELPCVLDADMLNLIAREKRQDLFRKNTILTPHPGEMARIYPASEHFSRVPTADNFTSEYSSTLLYKGARTLVAWEASPIYHNSTGTPAMATAGQGDVLSGLIGGLCAQGYPNLEAARLAAWLCGEACQLALRESHITEETLVASDTIAHLAQAFDALS; this is translated from the coding sequence ATGCTTTCCGTCACCTGCCAGCAAATGCAAGACATAGAAGCCGCTTCCTTCAAACAAGGCCACAAGCCTGAATCTCTCATGGAGCAAGCGGGCGCAGGCATCGCAAAGACTATCCTCCACTACTTCCCTAACAAGAGGAGCGCGATTGCCTATCTCGGCAGAGGTCATAATGCGGGTGATGCGCTGGTAGCCCTGCGTATTTTACGTGATCTAGGCTGGCAAGTTGGTATCCGCTGTGAAAACGCGCTCCATGAGCTGGCCCCTCTCACTCGCCGCAAACTTCGGGAGCTTGGCGATGACTTCTATTACAATCAGAACCGCCCGGAGAAGGACTCGATTATCTTAGATGGCTTACTCGGCATCGGCGCAAGAGGGCCTCTGCGAGAACCACTGGCCCTCCTTGCCGGGGAAATGAATCACCACCGTGTCCAAGGCCGCTCCAACACAATCGCCATGGACATTCCCAGCGGCATCAATGGAGACACTGGAGAAGTCTATGATGGTGCCGTCATCGCAGACCTTACCATAACTATAGCCATTCCCAAGACTGGTCTACTCTCACAAAACGCGGTCAACCATGTAGGTTCGCTAGCACTGGCCCCTCTGGAAGCACTCACCCCGGAGAACATACAATCAAACCAGCCACGTCCACTCCACCTCACCACCCGTCATAGCATCAAACGCAAGCGCCGCTCATTCGACACCCATAAGGGACAAGCGGGGCGCGTGGGTATCTGGGCCGGCTCTGAGGGCATGTTAGGCGCGGCCTCCCTCTGTGCGGAGGCTGCCATCCGCTCAGGAGCTGGCTTGGTGACTCTATTTACGCCGCCAACACTCTATGCGGCACTCGCTTCGATCACTCCCCGGGAAATCATCATCACCCCCAGCATCAATCCCCAGGACCTCCTCAAGAGCCGCTTCGACGCTCTCGTGATAGGCCCCGGCCTTGGCTCTCCTGTCGCCTCTCTGGCCGAGAAACTCTTTGCAGTCATCCAGGAAACTGAACTCCCCTGCGTACTCGATGCAGACATGCTCAACCTGATCGCCCGCGAGAAGCGGCAGGATCTCTTCCGCAAGAATACCATCCTCACCCCTCATCCCGGTGAGATGGCTCGCATCTACCCTGCCAGCGAACACTTCAGCCGTGTCCCTACGGCAGACAACTTCACCTCTGAATATTCCTCTACGCTTCTTTACAAAGGTGCGCGTACCCTTGTCGCCTGGGAAGCCTCCCCGATCTACCATAATTCTACAGGCACCCCAGCGATGGCTACTGCCGGGCAAGGCGATGTGCTCTCAGGATTGATCGGAGGGCTCTGCGCTCAGGGGTATCCCAACCTGGAAGCAGCCCGGCTTGCTGCCTGGCTGTGTGGAGAGGCTTGCCAACTTGCCCTGAGGGAATCTCATATCACCGAGGAAACTCTCGTGGCCTCAGATACCATTGCCCATCTGGCCCAAGCCTTCGACGCCCTGTCTTAG
- a CDS encoding PEP-CTERM sorting domain-containing protein (PEP-CTERM proteins occur, often in large numbers, in the proteomes of bacteria that also encode an exosortase, a predicted intramembrane cysteine proteinase. The presence of a PEP-CTERM domain at a protein's C-terminus predicts cleavage within the sorting domain, followed by covalent anchoring to some some component of the (usually Gram-negative) cell surface. Many PEP-CTERM proteins exhibit an unusual sequence composition that includes large numbers of potential glycosylation sites. Expression of one such protein has been shown restore the ability of a bacterium to form floc, a type of biofilm.), which yields MKTPITLITLASLSTLGHAATISLDAGGNAGDSAVSSGSISSIVGSVDSDSVADGPGPQTLTYTIDGLDIDGIGGTNDQLVVSVVLSTGDAGHELETNQAAGGNWIAVDSLINTNSAQTNYIDQTNEVLIFSLGSATANLNGGSDNGTVNFIGFTGGQVLNYDGGTISINGSSFGNTDIDGSQEFTLGSASSTLSYGFTSGDEDYRVEMGTLEFDVTAVPEPSSTSLLGLAGLGLILRRRRA from the coding sequence ATGAAAACACCCATTACTCTAATCACTCTCGCATCCCTATCAACCCTAGGCCACGCAGCAACCATATCTCTGGATGCTGGTGGTAACGCAGGGGATTCCGCTGTGAGCTCCGGCTCCATCAGCTCAATTGTTGGTAGCGTAGACTCTGACAGCGTGGCTGATGGTCCAGGACCGCAGACACTCACCTACACCATCGATGGTCTTGATATCGACGGCATTGGCGGAACGAATGATCAACTCGTTGTCTCAGTAGTACTCAGCACAGGCGATGCAGGCCATGAACTTGAGACGAATCAGGCGGCTGGAGGCAACTGGATCGCCGTAGATAGCCTCATCAACACGAACTCGGCTCAGACTAACTACATCGACCAGACAAACGAAGTCCTTATCTTTTCTCTGGGTAGCGCCACTGCCAACCTCAACGGAGGCAGTGATAACGGTACAGTGAATTTCATCGGTTTCACGGGTGGTCAGGTACTGAACTATGATGGGGGCACAATCAGCATCAATGGCAGCTCATTTGGTAATACAGACATCGATGGTAGCCAAGAGTTTACCCTTGGCTCTGCGAGCTCCACGCTCAGTTACGGCTTCACATCTGGAGACGAAGACTACCGCGTAGAAATGGGAACTCTTGAATTTGATGTCACTGCTGTGCCTGAACCGAGCAGCACCTCTCTGCTCGGCCTCGCCGGCCTTGGCCTCATCCTGCGCCGCCGCCGAGCATAA
- a CDS encoding sigma-70 family RNA polymerase sigma factor has translation MASMSDSGTFEELLVAHQGFIRGMVISLGVLRHDADDLVQQVNVKLFNMQEQYEQGTNFKAWVASVCRFTCLSYFRDKQRRPHLDMSEQALDALQETYIQHYEQMDQRYELLEICLQSMPQKDRDVLREFYKRGESIKEIAEQLKKSAVAMRKYISRLRKSLKECIERRLK, from the coding sequence ATGGCATCAATGTCAGACTCTGGAACATTCGAAGAATTGCTGGTCGCCCACCAAGGATTTATCCGCGGGATGGTGATCTCTCTGGGTGTGCTGAGGCATGATGCGGATGACCTGGTACAGCAGGTGAATGTGAAGCTCTTCAATATGCAGGAGCAGTATGAGCAAGGCACGAATTTTAAGGCTTGGGTGGCCAGTGTCTGCCGCTTCACCTGTCTTAGTTATTTCCGGGACAAGCAGCGCAGACCTCATCTGGACATGTCCGAGCAGGCGCTGGATGCGCTACAGGAGACCTATATCCAGCACTATGAGCAGATGGACCAGCGCTATGAGTTACTGGAAATCTGCCTGCAAAGCATGCCGCAGAAGGATAGGGACGTCCTGCGGGAGTTCTACAAGCGGGGAGAATCGATCAAAGAGATTGCGGAGCAGCTGAAGAAAAGCGCGGTGGCGATGCGGAAGTATATTTCCCGTCTCCGCAAGTCGTTGAAGGAATGCATCGAGAGGCGCTTAAAATGA
- a CDS encoding FecR domain-containing protein: MGNHENGKDQKGGGHDLHALVESALNHELTHDEISELNRILPENEEACRYFIEMQMLNDRLAQKLAGEEASVIVPFVEKTPVKRNYKPWFMGSAAAVAAVLLVMGLYTILVPKPAFQVVQSTVKGGVYQAGQELKDGTHLSFELGSLQLRNADGLDMVITGPADVELHDSGAITVNQASLYTISGGDTLLIKTASGELRNLGTTYGVQQKENGETRLDVFEGSVEITRENQEPLALAGGVAGVFSNKTWPPAEEKADRSRYTLNPHSGFAVNFRHKDAQPISGDVPFQASWAEATKPRGFLVPPGTGVGVEWLGQSLHLREGSVEDKLKPYASHLRCYLDRRTRDPLYREMKLDETKHGAGIRLSGLNGWYKRMGAKGYRLIVLRAGSRSNYVFTPLSIHAGGTADGNLLGTFPVLDSKSVILPGAEEHLGGRIADQEIPLTLTNDRILLTVPPQSGDLNQPRSNIAAVIVEPVFE, translated from the coding sequence ATGGGCAATCACGAAAATGGTAAAGATCAAAAGGGAGGCGGGCATGACCTGCATGCTCTGGTCGAGAGTGCTCTGAACCATGAGTTGACCCATGATGAGATTTCCGAGCTGAACCGCATTTTGCCGGAGAATGAAGAGGCGTGCCGCTACTTCATAGAAATGCAGATGCTCAATGATCGACTGGCCCAGAAGCTGGCTGGAGAAGAGGCTTCAGTCATCGTGCCATTTGTCGAGAAAACGCCAGTGAAGCGTAACTACAAGCCTTGGTTCATGGGATCTGCGGCTGCTGTGGCTGCAGTGCTTCTCGTGATGGGGCTGTATACGATCTTGGTGCCCAAGCCTGCTTTCCAGGTAGTCCAGTCCACGGTAAAGGGAGGAGTCTACCAGGCGGGACAGGAACTAAAGGATGGGACTCATCTGTCATTTGAGCTTGGCTCACTCCAGCTGCGCAATGCCGATGGGCTGGATATGGTGATCACTGGTCCCGCAGATGTGGAGCTTCATGACTCTGGAGCGATTACGGTCAACCAGGCTTCACTCTACACCATTTCAGGTGGAGATACATTGTTGATCAAGACGGCATCCGGGGAGTTGCGCAATCTGGGCACCACCTATGGTGTCCAGCAAAAGGAGAATGGCGAAACCAGACTGGATGTCTTTGAAGGAAGTGTAGAAATTACCCGGGAGAATCAGGAGCCACTAGCGCTCGCAGGAGGTGTGGCCGGGGTCTTCTCCAACAAGACTTGGCCACCTGCAGAAGAAAAGGCAGACCGCTCGCGTTATACCTTAAACCCTCATTCGGGCTTTGCGGTGAACTTCAGGCACAAGGATGCCCAGCCGATTAGCGGGGATGTGCCGTTCCAGGCCAGCTGGGCTGAGGCTACTAAGCCGCGTGGTTTTCTTGTGCCTCCGGGCACTGGTGTAGGGGTGGAATGGCTGGGTCAGAGTCTCCACCTGCGGGAAGGTAGCGTAGAGGATAAGCTCAAACCATACGCCAGCCATCTGCGCTGTTATCTGGATAGAAGGACACGTGACCCGCTATACCGGGAGATGAAGCTAGATGAGACCAAGCACGGTGCAGGGATTCGCCTTTCAGGACTAAATGGCTGGTATAAACGCATGGGGGCTAAAGGCTATCGCCTGATCGTACTGCGTGCGGGATCCCGATCCAATTATGTTTTCACCCCACTGAGTATCCATGCGGGCGGTACCGCAGATGGTAACCTGCTGGGTACCTTCCCTGTGCTTGATTCCAAGTCGGTGATTTTACCGGGTGCGGAAGAACATCTTGGCGGGAGAATTGCGGACCAGGAGATTCCTCTCACGCTCACCAATGACCGGATTTTGCTCACTGTGCCTCCGCAGTCGGGAGATCTGAATCAGCCGCGTTCAAACATCGCGGCGGTCATCGTAGAGCCTGTTTTTGAATAG
- a CDS encoding PEP-CTERM sorting domain-containing protein: MKSYRPLLLALPCAMSLAVTEANAAVLIYDDFSGNNADNVNGTTPDTNIYNANTWQADSINYLRADGSLLDEAGDSNNVDRGAFLHVGTGIFATNTTYTVTLDFGQLEQSAIFLGFSDVSTPDPITNLTDSTAQTKGSNNFAIRVREFTNDQDVAIWNRVGGANSQTIVNATMSDFNDASYVVSMTINSNSLTDAEVTINYGGSEQTVNADLSGMQYFYYGVEDADLSSAQGTMGVVNSVTFASVPEPTTATMGFLGLACMLFRRRRN, from the coding sequence ATGAAATCATACCGACCCCTGCTTTTGGCGCTCCCATGCGCGATGAGCCTGGCTGTGACTGAGGCGAATGCGGCAGTCCTGATCTATGACGACTTCAGCGGCAACAATGCTGATAACGTAAACGGCACGACACCGGATACTAACATTTACAACGCGAACACTTGGCAAGCTGATAGCATCAACTACCTGCGTGCCGACGGTAGCCTCCTCGATGAAGCGGGAGACAGTAACAATGTAGACCGTGGTGCCTTTCTTCATGTTGGCACTGGAATCTTTGCCACCAATACCACCTACACGGTGACTCTTGACTTCGGCCAACTGGAGCAATCTGCCATCTTCTTGGGCTTCTCTGATGTGAGCACTCCAGACCCTATTACCAATTTAACTGATTCTACTGCACAGACTAAAGGTTCTAACAACTTTGCGATTCGCGTTCGTGAGTTTACCAATGACCAGGACGTGGCTATCTGGAATCGCGTCGGTGGCGCAAATAGCCAGACCATCGTCAATGCCACCATGTCTGACTTCAATGATGCGTCCTACGTCGTAAGCATGACGATCAACTCCAACTCTCTCACCGACGCGGAAGTGACGATCAACTATGGCGGCAGTGAGCAGACTGTAAATGCGGATCTTTCAGGCATGCAGTACTTCTACTACGGTGTAGAAGATGCTGATTTAAGTAGCGCCCAGGGTACTATGGGTGTGGTCAATTCCGTGACCTTCGCCAGTGTGCCTGAACCTACCACTGCTACGATGGGCTTCTTGGGCCTTGCCTGCATGCTCTTCAGACGCCGCAGGAACTAA
- a CDS encoding 3-dehydroquinate synthase: MAGNDYNITLNFKHRIRFTRDSFSPGNRMLATLLQSNGHAKVLVFLEDAVAEAFPKLQEQIEEYFASTPGLNHVATCIAPGAEECKRNEKVLRSVWDAIEEKKVDRHSYVFAIGGGAFLDVIGFGAATAHRGVRLVRFPTTTLSQDDSGVGVKNGINAYGKKNWIGSFAVPYAVVNDFAFLHTQPEDVRRDGLVEAVKVALVRDGAFFDWLEDNAQLLAQLRTHALEEAVERSATLHAEHIAFGGDPFENGSSRPLDFGHWAAHKLEQLTDFELTHAQAVSIGVALDTLYSYCTGRLTEKDARRVLRLLDALKLPLWHEGFELRNADGRRRVFNGLEEFREHLGGELTVLLLRAIGKGEDVHAMDEVLLEKCMEMLKEYSKAEDKTALVWK; this comes from the coding sequence ATGGCCGGAAACGACTACAACATCACTCTCAATTTTAAACACCGCATCCGCTTCACCCGAGACTCCTTTTCGCCGGGTAATCGCATGTTGGCTACCTTGCTGCAAAGCAACGGCCATGCGAAGGTGCTGGTCTTCCTGGAGGATGCCGTAGCCGAGGCTTTTCCCAAGCTGCAGGAACAGATCGAGGAATACTTCGCCAGCACTCCTGGGCTGAACCACGTGGCCACCTGCATCGCTCCCGGAGCAGAGGAATGCAAGCGCAACGAGAAAGTCCTGCGCAGCGTCTGGGACGCCATCGAGGAAAAGAAAGTGGACCGCCACTCCTACGTCTTCGCCATCGGCGGCGGCGCCTTTCTGGATGTGATCGGTTTCGGTGCGGCCACGGCCCACCGCGGCGTGCGTCTCGTCCGTTTCCCCACTACCACCCTCAGTCAGGATGACAGCGGCGTGGGCGTGAAGAATGGCATCAATGCCTACGGGAAGAAAAACTGGATCGGCAGCTTCGCCGTTCCCTATGCGGTGGTGAATGATTTCGCCTTCCTGCACACCCAGCCGGAGGACGTCCGCAGGGATGGTCTGGTGGAGGCTGTGAAGGTGGCACTCGTGCGCGATGGCGCCTTCTTCGACTGGCTGGAGGACAATGCTCAGCTGCTTGCCCAGCTGCGGACTCATGCGCTGGAGGAAGCCGTGGAGCGCTCCGCCACCCTGCACGCCGAGCACATCGCCTTCGGTGGAGATCCTTTTGAAAACGGTTCCAGCCGCCCGCTGGACTTCGGCCACTGGGCTGCTCACAAGCTCGAGCAGTTGACCGACTTTGAGCTTACTCATGCGCAGGCGGTCAGTATCGGCGTAGCTCTGGATACTCTCTATTCCTACTGCACCGGCCGCCTTACTGAGAAGGATGCCCGCCGTGTGCTCCGCCTGTTAGATGCACTCAAGCTGCCACTCTGGCACGAAGGCTTCGAGCTGCGCAATGCCGACGGTCGCCGCCGCGTCTTCAACGGCCTAGAGGAATTCCGCGAGCACCTCGGCGGTGAACTCACCGTTCTCCTCCTCCGCGCCATCGGCAAGGGCGAAGACGTCCACGCCATGGACGAAGTCCTGCTAGAAAAATGCATGGAAATGCTCAAGGAATACTCCAAAGCCGAGGACAAGACGGCGCTTGTTTGGAAATAA
- a CDS encoding ArsR/SmtB family transcription factor, producing MNEAIHVFEALSQETRLSAFRLLVKAGPEGLPAGAISEKLGIPHNTMSFHLNHLSNSGVVASRKEGRSVIYSASYDAIRKIIGFMVKDCCSEEFASIREDKKKGGSVIELI from the coding sequence ATGAATGAGGCTATTCATGTATTCGAAGCTCTCTCTCAAGAGACGCGTTTGAGTGCATTTCGATTGCTGGTGAAGGCGGGGCCTGAGGGTCTCCCAGCTGGTGCTATCAGCGAGAAACTAGGAATACCACATAATACGATGTCTTTTCACCTGAACCATTTATCGAATTCGGGAGTCGTAGCATCGCGCAAGGAAGGGCGCTCAGTCATTTACTCGGCGAGTTATGATGCCATCCGCAAAATAATAGGATTTATGGTGAAAGACTGCTGCAGCGAGGAGTTCGCCAGTATTCGTGAAGATAAGAAAAAGGGAGGCTCAGTGATAGAGCTGATATAA
- a CDS encoding DUF6428 family protein yields the protein MKISEVKEVLAKLDAVNFKLPDGTILPSHFHVTEVGKVTKHFIDCGGTERKETVANFQLWEAGDYDHRLAPKKFLHILDVCQKVLGEEDYEIEVEYQQSTIGKFGLSFDGKDFILINKQTACLAQESCGIPEASTQSESSSCSSSSGCC from the coding sequence ATGAAAATATCTGAAGTGAAAGAAGTGTTGGCGAAGCTGGACGCGGTTAATTTCAAACTGCCGGACGGCACCATTTTGCCGTCGCATTTCCACGTGACGGAAGTGGGAAAGGTGACCAAGCATTTCATTGATTGCGGGGGTACGGAGCGCAAGGAGACCGTGGCGAACTTCCAGCTTTGGGAAGCCGGCGACTACGACCACAGGCTTGCTCCGAAGAAATTTCTTCATATTCTGGATGTCTGTCAAAAGGTGCTAGGTGAAGAAGACTACGAGATCGAAGTAGAATATCAGCAGAGTACGATCGGTAAGTTCGGCCTGAGTTTCGACGGTAAGGATTTTATCCTCATTAACAAGCAGACCGCCTGCTTGGCTCAAGAGTCTTGCGGGATACCGGAAGCTTCCACCCAATCTGAGAGCTCATCTTGCTCTTCTAGCTCAGGATGTTGTTAG
- a CDS encoding cupin domain-containing protein: MNEHLAVMNPVGEARVIRAFGDEMHLLLSAEDTGGKFTMWTNFTPPGGGPPPHYHENEDEWFWPLSGPAEFLIDGEWRQVPAKTAVFMPRGSIHTFRNPNIEPLEMLIQTMPGGFDKFFAECAEEFDKGDEPDMPKLIDISAKHGIYYVEG; the protein is encoded by the coding sequence ATGAACGAGCATCTTGCAGTGATGAATCCTGTTGGCGAGGCGCGGGTGATCCGGGCCTTTGGGGATGAAATGCATCTTCTCCTGAGCGCGGAGGATACCGGGGGGAAGTTTACGATGTGGACGAACTTTACGCCTCCCGGCGGTGGGCCGCCACCGCACTACCATGAGAACGAGGATGAATGGTTCTGGCCATTGAGTGGTCCGGCGGAGTTTCTTATTGATGGCGAGTGGCGCCAGGTGCCGGCCAAGACAGCGGTCTTTATGCCGCGCGGCAGCATCCACACCTTCCGCAACCCTAACATCGAGCCACTGGAGATGCTGATCCAGACCATGCCCGGCGGCTTCGACAAGTTCTTCGCCGAGTGCGCCGAGGAATTCGACAAAGGCGACGAACCTGACATGCCCAAGCTCATCGACATCAGCGCGAAGCATGGGATTTATTATGTGGAGGGGTAG
- a CDS encoding nucleotide pyrophosphatase/phosphodiesterase family protein: MNRVAVINVVGLTKSQLGEDTPRLNAFVEKCTLSAFPPAFPAVTCTAQSSYVTGRSEAEHGIVGNGWYDREAAEHKFWKQSNHIVKGEKVWDVLRRELPGFTCAKLFWWYNMYSTADWSITPRPMYPADGRKVFDVYTQPMDMREEIKADLGEFPFPTFWGPMAGIPCSEWIANSARWVERKHQPTLSLVYLPHLDYGLQKYGPGAPEMKKELQDIDRVAGELIEYYEQRGIEVILLSEYGISKVSKPIHLNRIFREKGWITIKDELGLEQLDCGASKVFAIADHQVAHVYLNDMSLLEEVKKTLLEVGGVEEVRMGKELWGEGTPGAERGGDLVAVSEEDAWFTYYYWTDDAVAPDYARCIDIHRKPGYDPVELFFDPAIKNPKVKAAKFLLKKKLGFRGLLDVIPLDASLVKGSHGRDKVREDEMPILASAKHGEITKAEDVFQVILDSVRG; encoded by the coding sequence ATGAACAGGGTTGCCGTGATCAATGTGGTGGGGCTGACGAAGAGCCAGCTGGGCGAAGATACGCCGAGGCTGAATGCTTTTGTGGAGAAGTGTACTCTCTCAGCCTTCCCTCCTGCCTTTCCTGCCGTGACGTGTACGGCGCAGTCAAGCTATGTCACCGGGCGCAGCGAGGCGGAGCACGGTATTGTGGGCAACGGCTGGTATGACCGCGAGGCAGCGGAGCATAAGTTCTGGAAGCAGAGCAACCACATCGTGAAGGGGGAGAAGGTCTGGGATGTGCTGCGGCGCGAGCTGCCGGGCTTCACCTGTGCGAAGCTTTTCTGGTGGTACAACATGTACTCTACGGCGGACTGGAGCATCACCCCGCGCCCGATGTATCCGGCGGATGGAAGGAAGGTGTTCGATGTCTACACGCAGCCGATGGACATGCGTGAGGAGATCAAGGCCGACCTCGGAGAGTTCCCGTTCCCGACTTTCTGGGGGCCGATGGCGGGCATCCCGTGTAGCGAGTGGATTGCCAACAGCGCACGCTGGGTGGAGAGGAAACATCAGCCGACTCTGAGTCTGGTCTACCTGCCGCATCTGGACTACGGTCTGCAGAAGTACGGCCCGGGTGCGCCGGAGATGAAGAAAGAGCTACAGGATATCGACCGTGTGGCTGGCGAACTGATCGAGTACTACGAGCAGCGCGGCATCGAGGTGATTCTCCTTTCCGAGTACGGTATTTCCAAGGTGAGCAAGCCGATTCACCTGAACCGCATCTTCCGCGAGAAGGGTTGGATCACCATCAAGGACGAGCTGGGTCTGGAGCAGCTGGACTGCGGTGCGAGCAAGGTCTTTGCGATCGCAGATCACCAGGTGGCGCATGTTTACCTGAATGACATGAGCCTGCTGGAGGAGGTGAAGAAAACTTTGTTAGAGGTGGGGGGAGTAGAGGAAGTCCGCATGGGCAAGGAGCTGTGGGGCGAAGGGACACCGGGCGCGGAGCGCGGCGGTGACCTGGTGGCGGTGAGTGAGGAGGATGCCTGGTTCACCTACTACTACTGGACGGATGATGCCGTGGCACCGGACTACGCCCGTTGTATCGATATCCACCGCAAGCCGGGTTATGACCCCGTGGAGCTTTTCTTTGATCCCGCGATCAAGAACCCAAAAGTCAAAGCCGCAAAATTCCTTCTGAAGAAGAAACTCGGTTTCCGTGGTTTGTTAGATGTGATTCCGCTGGATGCTTCCCTCGTGAAAGGATCCCATGGTCGTGACAAAGTACGTGAAGATGAAATGCCTATCCTTGCAAGTGCCAAGCATGGCGAGATCACGAAAGCGGAGGATGTCTTTCAGGTGATCTTGGATTCTGTTAGGGGATAG
- a CDS encoding PEP-CTERM sorting domain-containing protein (PEP-CTERM proteins occur, often in large numbers, in the proteomes of bacteria that also encode an exosortase, a predicted intramembrane cysteine proteinase. The presence of a PEP-CTERM domain at a protein's C-terminus predicts cleavage within the sorting domain, followed by covalent anchoring to some some component of the (usually Gram-negative) cell surface. Many PEP-CTERM proteins exhibit an unusual sequence composition that includes large numbers of potential glycosylation sites. Expression of one such protein has been shown restore the ability of a bacterium to form floc, a type of biofilm.): MADRVRLTVTDNFAAELVGGDRVGLSEFRFVAVPEPSSVSLLGLAGGVPAFPQAPLDQK; encoded by the coding sequence ATGGCTGACCGGGTACGACTGACAGTGACCGATAACTTTGCAGCCGAGCTGGTCGGTGGCGACCGGGTGGGTCTCTCCGAGTTCAGGTTCGTCGCAGTCCCTGAACCTTCATCAGTGAGCCTTCTTGGTCTGGCGGGGGGTGTCCCTGCTTTTCCGCAGGCGCCGCTAGACCAGAAATAA